One Setaria viridis chromosome 7, Setaria_viridis_v4.0, whole genome shotgun sequence genomic region harbors:
- the LOC117863592 gene encoding receptor-like serine/threonine-protein kinase SD1-7 isoform X2: MLVFDSNSILPAQLLFYISTAKEAGNTNGKGLMDMVHLPVLILLILSSPCQSNDQLTQAKPLSPGDLLISKDGVFALGFFSPTNSNKSSYIGIWYHNIPNHTVVWVANRDSPITTPSAKLAITDNQELALSDDEGRTLWTTARGSSTATATTGGAGAVAVLLGSGNFILRSANGTDMWQSFDHPTDTMLPTMKVLLSYKGHVATRFIAWKGPADPSTGAFSASIDPSSNLQFFVWYGTRPYLRINFFGDTSLFGGGGTTSSSIVYQRTATGDELSYMYTVPDGSSYTRFLLEYTGKVRVRAWNNSTSSWTAGFERPSSSCDLYASCGSFGYCDNTMAVPACQCLDGFEPIDGLDMSRGCRRNEALGCGTKDRFVPLPGMKVPGKFLHIGNTSFDQCAAECSKNCSCTAYAYVSMSSAGTLASTSRCLVWTGDLIDTGKVGIFGQNLYLRLAGRSHVRNKSNIEKILPPVIACVLLLSCAALVWRCKYRAGKQHKKEARKRIMLEYLRSTDEDGNNNVELPYISFKDLVVATDNFSDSNMLGKGGFGKVYKGFLDGTKEVAIKRLSKGSGQGTEEFRNEVVLIAKLQHKNLVKLLGCCIHEDEKLLVYEYLPNKSLDKYLFDSARKTKLQWQTRYKIIQGIARGILYLHQDSRLTIIHRDLKASNILLDKEMIPKISDFGMARIFGGDQHPANTNRVVGTYGYMSREYAMEGAFSVKSDTYSFGVLLLEIVSGLKISSPHLITDFPNLIVYAWNLWKDGKTEDLVDSSVKENCPLDEVSRCIHIGLLCVQDSSDDRPLMSAIVSMLENKTTQLPIPTRPVYYARRDAEPGRNYNRSLSLNGMSFTELEGR, translated from the exons ATGCTTGTCTTTGATTCGAACTCCATTCTTCCAGCACAACTACTATTCTATATTTCTACAGCTAAAGAGGCAGGAAACACTAACGGGAAGGGCCTAATGGACATGGTTCACCTTCCCGTTCTCATCCTCCTGATCTTGAGTTCGCCCTGCCAATCCAATGACCAGCTCACACAGGCAAAGCCACTCTCCCCTGGAGACCTTCTCATCTCCAAGGATGGAGTCTTTGCTCTTGGCTTCTTCTCCCCAACCAACTCCAACAAGAGCTCATACATCGGAATATGGTACCACAACATCCCCAATCACACCGTTGTGTGGGTCGCCAATCGTGACAGCCCAATCACCACTCCGTCAGCGAAGCTCGCCATCACCGACAACCAGGAGCTAGCCCTGTCCGACGACGAGGGCCGCACCCTATGGACGACGGCGAGGGGGagcagcaccgccaccgccaccaccggagGTGCTGGAGCTGTCGCCGTGCTACTCGGCTCTGGAAACTTCATCCTCCGGTCGGCGAACGGCACGGACATGTGGCAAAGCTTCGATCACCCGACGGACACAATGCTCCCAACGATGAAGGTTTTGCTCAGCTACAAGGGACATGTGGCGACGCGCTTCATTGCTTGGAAGGGCCCTGCTGACCCATCCACCGGGGCCTTCTCCGCTAGCATCGATCCCAGCTCAAACCTTCAGTTCTTCGTCTGGTATGGGACCCGGCCCTACTTGCGCATCAATTTTTTCGGCGACACCTCGTTGTTCGGGGGCGGCGGCACCACCTCTTCCTCCATCGTGTACCAGAGGACGGCTACAGGGGACGAGTTGTCCTACATGTACACGGTCCCCGACGGCTCATCGTACACGCGCTTTTTGCTCGAGTACACCGGCAAGGTCAGGGTCCGGGCCTGGAACAACAGCACATCATCGTGGACAGCCGGTTTCGAGCGCCCCAGCTCTAGTTGTGACCTCTACGCGTCGTGTGGCTCGTTCGGCTACTGCGACAACACGATGGCTGTCCCAGCTTGCCAGTGCCTCGACGGGTTCGAACCCATCGACGGCCTTGACATGTCTAGAGGATGCCGGAGAAACGAGGCACTGGGATGTGGAACGAAGGATCGTTTCGTGCCTTTGCCTGGGATGAAGGTTCCCGGCAAGTTCTTGCATATCGGGAACACAAGCTTCGACCAGTGCGCGGCGGAGTGCAGCAAGAACTGCTCTTGCACGGCGTACGCTTATGTCAGCATGAGCAGTGCTGGAACTTTGGCCTCCACATCGAGGTGCCTGGTTTGGACTGGGGATCTCATCGACACGGGGAAAGTTGGTATCTTTGGTCAGAACTTGTACCTTCGGCTTGCTGGCCGGTCTCATG TTCGAAATAAGAGCAATATAGAAAAGATTTTACCCCCGGTTATAGCATGTGTGCTGCTACTCTCATGCGCAGCCCTTGTTTGGAGATGCAAATACAGAG CAGGCAAACAGCACAAGAAGGAAGCCCGAAAGAGAATAATGCTAGAATACTTAAGGTCTACTGATGAAGATGGCAACAACAATGTAGAACTCCCTTATATTAGCTTCAAAGACCTCGTTGTGGCAACGGACAATTTCTCTGATTCAAATATGCTTGGCAAGGGAGGTTTTGGCAAAGTTTACAAG GGATTCTTGGATGGTACCAAGGAAGTAGCCATCAAGAGACTTAGCAAGGGCTCTGGACAAGGCACGGAGGAGTTCAGAAATGAAGTGGTCTTGATTGCAAAATTGCAGCACAAGAACCTAGTTAAGCTTCTCGGTTGTTGTATTCATGAAGATGAGAAGTTGTTGGTTTATGAATACTTGCCCAACAAAAGCTTGGATAAATACCTCTTTG ACTCTGCAAGAAAGACAAAGCTTCAGTGGCAGACAAGGTATAAAATAATCCAAGGGATAGCTAGAGGAATTCTTTACCtccatcaagattcaagactaaCAATTATTCATAGAGATCTCAAAGCAAGTAACATCTTGTTAGACAAAGAGATGATACCAAAGATATCAGATTTTGGTATGGCCAGGATATTCGGCGGTGATCAGCACCCAGCAAATACTAACAGGGTTGTCGGGACATA TGGTTACATGTCCCGTGAATATGCAATGGAAGGTGCATTTTCGGTCAAGTCTGACACCTACAGCTTTGGTGTTCTACTTTTGGAGATTGTGAGTGGATTAAAGATCAGCTCACCTCATCTTATCACGGATTTTCCTAACCTTATTGTATAT GCATGGAACTTATGGAAGGATGGTAAAACAGAAGATTTGGTGGACTCATCTGTTAAGGAGAACTGTCCATTAGATGAAGTATCACGGTGTATCCACATAGGACTTTTGTGTGTTCAAGACAGTTCAGATGATAGACCGCTCATGTCAGCAATTGTGTCCATGCTGGAGAACAAAACCACGCAGCTCCCAATACCAACGCGACCTGTGTATTATGCGCGTAGGGATGCTGAACCTGGAAGAAACTACAACAGATCATTGTCCTTGAATGGCATGAGCTTCACAGAGCTAGAAGGCCGATAG
- the LOC117863593 gene encoding G-type lectin S-receptor-like serine/threonine-protein kinase B120, which translates to MPFVCLVCPALWQTKKGVMDVASLPVLAFLFLILSSLCQCNDQMTQGKPLSPGDMLISEGEVFALGFFSPANSSKNLYIGIWYHNIANRTVVWVANRDNPITAPSSARLAITNNLELLLSDSKGHTLWTTTNNVNIGGAGAFAVLLNSGNFVLRLQNGTDIWQSFDHPTDTILPTMRFLLSYRAHVATRLVAWKGLDDPSTGDISSSIDPRSNLQVFIWNGTLPYYRTAIVSDLSVSGSIYQRNAAYFLYQTVVNTGDKFYYSYTASDSSPYTRVLLDYTGKMSLLIWNNITSLWTVVSEPPSGCDLYASCGPFGYCDHTGVAPTCQCLDGFEPVDTVNFSRGCRRKEALKCGQENHFLTLPGMKIPDKFVHIRNRSFDQCEAECSRNCSCLAYAYAYLSNAGTMGDTSRCLVWTGVLIDTGMATTAPANLYLRLGGSPVKNKSNLAKILLPIIACLLLIATTALLWIYKYRGKWKQKEIQKRRMLEYLRSTDEDGDKNIEFPFISFEDIVVATDNFSESNMIGKGGFGKVYKGVLQDATEVAIKRLGKGSGQGTEEFRNEVVLIAKLQHRNLAKLLGCCIHEDEKLLVYEYLSNKSLDYFLFDSERKPMLQWPSRHKIIQGVARGILYLHQDSRLTIIHRDLKASNILLDKEMIPKISDFGMARIFCSDQHQANTNRVVGTYGYMSPEYAMEGAFSVKSDTYSFGVLLLEVVSGLKISSPHLIIDFPNLIVYAWNLWKDGKTENLVDSSVKENCPLDEVSRFIHIGLLCVQDSPDCRPLMSAVVSMLENKTIQLPIPMQPMYFARRDAEPGRNGDNMAFSSNDMGFTELEGR; encoded by the exons ATGCCATTCGTTTGTCTGGTCTGCCCTGCACTCTG GCAAACAAAGAAGGGGGTGATGGATGTGGCGTCCCTTCCTGTCCTTGCCTTCCTATTCTTGATCTTGAGTTCTCTCTGCCAATGCAACGACCAAATGACACAAGGAAAGCCACTCTCTCCTGGCGACATGCTTATCTCTGAAGGTGAGGTCTTTGCTCTTGGTTTCTTCTCCCCAGCCAACTCCAGTAAGAATTTATACATTGGAATTTGGTACCACAACATCGCCAATCGCACCGTGGTGTGGGTTGCAAATCGTGACAACCCAATCACCGCACCTTCATCAGCGAGGCTTGCCATCACCAACAATTTAGAGCTGTTGTTGTCCGACTCAAAAGGACACACTCTTTGGACAACCACAAACAATGTTAACATTGGAGGTGCTGGAGCTTTTGCAGTGCTGCTCAACTCGGGGAACTTTGTCCTTCGACTGCAAAACGGCACGGACATATGGCAAAGCTTTGATCACCCGACCGACACCATCCTTCCAACCATGAGATTCTTGTTGAGCTATAGGGCACATGTGGCCACCCGCCTCGTTGCATGGAAGGGCCTTGATGACCCATCTACAGGGGACATCTCCAGCAGCATCGATCCTCGCTCAAACCTTCAGGTCTTCATTTGGAATGGGACTTTGCCATACTACCGCACTGCTATAGTTAGTGATCTCTCAGTGTCCGGCAGCATATACCAGAGAAATGCTGCCTATTTCTTGTACCAAACGGTAGTCAACACAGGGGACAAGTTCTACTATAGTTACACAGCTTCTGACAGCTCACCATACACACGTGTCTTGCTAGACTACACCGGCAAAATGAGTCTCCTGATCTGGAACAACATCACATCATTATGGACGGTCGTTTCTGAGCCCCCAAGCGGTTGTGATCTCTACGCCTCATGCGGCCCATTTGGTTACTGCGACCACACGGGGGTTGCCCCAACATGTCAATGCCTTGATGGATTCGAGCCTGTAGACACTGTCAACTTTTCAAGGGGATGCCGGAGAAAGGAAGCGCTGAAATGTGGACAGGAAAACCATTTCTTGACCTTGCCTGGAATGAAGATTCCTGACAAGTTTGTGCACATCAGGAACAGAAGCTTCGACCAATGCGAAGCTGAGTGCAGCAGAAATTGCTCCTGCTTGGCATATGCTTACGCCTACTTGAGTAATGCTGGCACCATGGGCGATACATCAAGGTGCTTGGTTTGGACTGGGGTTCTCATTGACACTGGTATGGCCACAACTGCACCTGCGAACTTGTATCTCCGACTTGGAGGGTCTCCAG TTAAAAATAAGAGCAATTTAGCAAAGATTCTACTCCCTATTATTGCATGCCTGCTGTTAATTGCAACCACAGCCCTTCTCTGGATATACAAATACAGAG GTAAATGGAAACAGAAGGAAATCCAAAAGAGAAGGATGCTAGAATACTTGAGGTCTACAGATGAAGATGGGGACAAAAATATAGAGTTCCCTTTTATTAGCTTCGAAGACATTGTTGTAGCAACAGATAATTTCTCAGAGTCCAATATGATTGGGAAGGGAGGTTTTGGAAAAGTGTACAAG GGAGTGTTGCAAGATGCCACAGAAGTAGCCATCAAGAGACTTGGTAAGGGTTCTGGACAAGGCACAGAAGAGTTTAGAAATGAAGTGGTCTTGATTGCAAAATTACAGCACAGGAACCTAGCTAAGCTTCTCGGTTGCTGTATTCATGAAGATGAGAAGTTGTTGGTATATGAGTACTTATCTAACAAAAGCTTGGATTACTTCCTctttg ACTCTGAAAGAAAGCCAATGCTTCAATGGCCATCAAGGCATAAGATAATCCAAGGGGTAGCTAGAGGAATTCTTTACCtccatcaagattcaagactaaCAATAATTCATAGAGATCTCAAAGCAAGCAACATCTTGTTAGATAAAGAGATGATCCCTAAGATATCAGATTTTGGTATGGCTAGGATATTTTGTAGCGATCAACACCAAGCAAATACTAATCGGGTTGTTGGGACATA TGGTTACATGTCGCCTGAATATGCAATGGAAGGTGCATTTTCAGTCAAGTCTGACACCTACAGCTTTGGTGTTCTACTATTAGAGGTTGTGAGTGGATTAAAAATTAGCTCACCACACCTTATCATTGATTTTCCTAATCTTATAGTCTAT GCATGGAACCTATGGAAGGATGGAAAAACAGAAAATTTGGTGGACTCGTCTGTTAAGGAGAACTGTCCCCTAGACGAAGTTTCACGATTCATCCACATTGGACTTTTGTGTGTTCAAGACAGTCCAGATTGTAGGCCACTAATGTCAGCAGTTGTGTCCATGCTGGAGAACAAAACCATACAGCTCCCGATACCAATGCAACCTATGTATTTTGCACGCAGAGATGCTGAACCTGGAAGAAACGGTGATAACATGGCATTTTCCTCGAACGATATGGGCTTCACGGAGCTCGAAGGCCGTTAA
- the LOC117863592 gene encoding receptor-like serine/threonine-protein kinase SD1-7 isoform X1, translated as MLVFDSNSILPAQLLFYISTAKEAGNTNGKGLMDMVHLPVLILLILSSPCQSNDQLTQAKPLSPGDLLISKDGVFALGFFSPTNSNKSSYIGIWYHNIPNHTVVWVANRDSPITTPSAKLAITDNQELALSDDEGRTLWTTARGSSTATATTGGAGAVAVLLGSGNFILRSANGTDMWQSFDHPTDTMLPTMKVLLSYKGHVATRFIAWKGPADPSTGAFSASIDPSSNLQFFVWYGTRPYLRINFFGDTSLFGGGGTTSSSIVYQRTATGDELSYMYTVPDGSSYTRFLLEYTGKVRVRAWNNSTSSWTAGFERPSSSCDLYASCGSFGYCDNTMAVPACQCLDGFEPIDGLDMSRGCRRNEALGCGTKDRFVPLPGMKVPGKFLHIGNTSFDQCAAECSKNCSCTAYAYVSMSSAGTLASTSRCLVWTGDLIDTGKVGIFGQNLYLRLAGRSHVRNKSNIEKILPPVIACVLLLSCAALVWRCKYRAAGKQHKKEARKRIMLEYLRSTDEDGNNNVELPYISFKDLVVATDNFSDSNMLGKGGFGKVYKGFLDGTKEVAIKRLSKGSGQGTEEFRNEVVLIAKLQHKNLVKLLGCCIHEDEKLLVYEYLPNKSLDKYLFDSARKTKLQWQTRYKIIQGIARGILYLHQDSRLTIIHRDLKASNILLDKEMIPKISDFGMARIFGGDQHPANTNRVVGTYGYMSREYAMEGAFSVKSDTYSFGVLLLEIVSGLKISSPHLITDFPNLIVYAWNLWKDGKTEDLVDSSVKENCPLDEVSRCIHIGLLCVQDSSDDRPLMSAIVSMLENKTTQLPIPTRPVYYARRDAEPGRNYNRSLSLNGMSFTELEGR; from the exons ATGCTTGTCTTTGATTCGAACTCCATTCTTCCAGCACAACTACTATTCTATATTTCTACAGCTAAAGAGGCAGGAAACACTAACGGGAAGGGCCTAATGGACATGGTTCACCTTCCCGTTCTCATCCTCCTGATCTTGAGTTCGCCCTGCCAATCCAATGACCAGCTCACACAGGCAAAGCCACTCTCCCCTGGAGACCTTCTCATCTCCAAGGATGGAGTCTTTGCTCTTGGCTTCTTCTCCCCAACCAACTCCAACAAGAGCTCATACATCGGAATATGGTACCACAACATCCCCAATCACACCGTTGTGTGGGTCGCCAATCGTGACAGCCCAATCACCACTCCGTCAGCGAAGCTCGCCATCACCGACAACCAGGAGCTAGCCCTGTCCGACGACGAGGGCCGCACCCTATGGACGACGGCGAGGGGGagcagcaccgccaccgccaccaccggagGTGCTGGAGCTGTCGCCGTGCTACTCGGCTCTGGAAACTTCATCCTCCGGTCGGCGAACGGCACGGACATGTGGCAAAGCTTCGATCACCCGACGGACACAATGCTCCCAACGATGAAGGTTTTGCTCAGCTACAAGGGACATGTGGCGACGCGCTTCATTGCTTGGAAGGGCCCTGCTGACCCATCCACCGGGGCCTTCTCCGCTAGCATCGATCCCAGCTCAAACCTTCAGTTCTTCGTCTGGTATGGGACCCGGCCCTACTTGCGCATCAATTTTTTCGGCGACACCTCGTTGTTCGGGGGCGGCGGCACCACCTCTTCCTCCATCGTGTACCAGAGGACGGCTACAGGGGACGAGTTGTCCTACATGTACACGGTCCCCGACGGCTCATCGTACACGCGCTTTTTGCTCGAGTACACCGGCAAGGTCAGGGTCCGGGCCTGGAACAACAGCACATCATCGTGGACAGCCGGTTTCGAGCGCCCCAGCTCTAGTTGTGACCTCTACGCGTCGTGTGGCTCGTTCGGCTACTGCGACAACACGATGGCTGTCCCAGCTTGCCAGTGCCTCGACGGGTTCGAACCCATCGACGGCCTTGACATGTCTAGAGGATGCCGGAGAAACGAGGCACTGGGATGTGGAACGAAGGATCGTTTCGTGCCTTTGCCTGGGATGAAGGTTCCCGGCAAGTTCTTGCATATCGGGAACACAAGCTTCGACCAGTGCGCGGCGGAGTGCAGCAAGAACTGCTCTTGCACGGCGTACGCTTATGTCAGCATGAGCAGTGCTGGAACTTTGGCCTCCACATCGAGGTGCCTGGTTTGGACTGGGGATCTCATCGACACGGGGAAAGTTGGTATCTTTGGTCAGAACTTGTACCTTCGGCTTGCTGGCCGGTCTCATG TTCGAAATAAGAGCAATATAGAAAAGATTTTACCCCCGGTTATAGCATGTGTGCTGCTACTCTCATGCGCAGCCCTTGTTTGGAGATGCAAATACAGAG CAGCAGGCAAACAGCACAAGAAGGAAGCCCGAAAGAGAATAATGCTAGAATACTTAAGGTCTACTGATGAAGATGGCAACAACAATGTAGAACTCCCTTATATTAGCTTCAAAGACCTCGTTGTGGCAACGGACAATTTCTCTGATTCAAATATGCTTGGCAAGGGAGGTTTTGGCAAAGTTTACAAG GGATTCTTGGATGGTACCAAGGAAGTAGCCATCAAGAGACTTAGCAAGGGCTCTGGACAAGGCACGGAGGAGTTCAGAAATGAAGTGGTCTTGATTGCAAAATTGCAGCACAAGAACCTAGTTAAGCTTCTCGGTTGTTGTATTCATGAAGATGAGAAGTTGTTGGTTTATGAATACTTGCCCAACAAAAGCTTGGATAAATACCTCTTTG ACTCTGCAAGAAAGACAAAGCTTCAGTGGCAGACAAGGTATAAAATAATCCAAGGGATAGCTAGAGGAATTCTTTACCtccatcaagattcaagactaaCAATTATTCATAGAGATCTCAAAGCAAGTAACATCTTGTTAGACAAAGAGATGATACCAAAGATATCAGATTTTGGTATGGCCAGGATATTCGGCGGTGATCAGCACCCAGCAAATACTAACAGGGTTGTCGGGACATA TGGTTACATGTCCCGTGAATATGCAATGGAAGGTGCATTTTCGGTCAAGTCTGACACCTACAGCTTTGGTGTTCTACTTTTGGAGATTGTGAGTGGATTAAAGATCAGCTCACCTCATCTTATCACGGATTTTCCTAACCTTATTGTATAT GCATGGAACTTATGGAAGGATGGTAAAACAGAAGATTTGGTGGACTCATCTGTTAAGGAGAACTGTCCATTAGATGAAGTATCACGGTGTATCCACATAGGACTTTTGTGTGTTCAAGACAGTTCAGATGATAGACCGCTCATGTCAGCAATTGTGTCCATGCTGGAGAACAAAACCACGCAGCTCCCAATACCAACGCGACCTGTGTATTATGCGCGTAGGGATGCTGAACCTGGAAGAAACTACAACAGATCATTGTCCTTGAATGGCATGAGCTTCACAGAGCTAGAAGGCCGATAG
- the LOC117863592 gene encoding receptor-like serine/threonine-protein kinase SD1-7 isoform X3 yields MLVFDSNSILPAQLLFYISTAKEAGNTNGKGLMDMVHLPVLILLILSSPCQSNDQLTQAKPLSPGDLLISKDGVFALGFFSPTNSNKSSYIGIWYHNIPNHTVVWVANRDSPITTPSAKLAITDNQELALSDDEGRTLWTTARGSSTATATTGGAGAVAVLLGSGNFILRSANGTDMWQSFDHPTDTMLPTMKVLLSYKGHVATRFIAWKGPADPSTGAFSASIDPSSNLQFFVWYGTRPYLRINFFGDTSLFGGGGTTSSSIVYQRTATGDELSYMYTVPDGSSYTRFLLEYTGKVRVRAWNNSTSSWTAGFERPSSSCDLYASCGSFGYCDNTMAVPACQCLDGFEPIDGLDMSRGCRRNEALGCGTKDRFVPLPGMKVPGKFLHIGNTSFDQCAAECSKNCSCTAYAYVSMSSAGTLASTSRCLVWTGDLIDTGKVGIFGQNLYLRLAGRSHVRNKSNIEKILPPVIACVLLLSCAALVWRCKYRGKQHKKEARKRIMLEYLRSTDEDGNNNVELPYISFKDLVVATDNFSDSNMLGKGGFGKVYKGFLDGTKEVAIKRLSKGSGQGTEEFRNEVVLIAKLQHKNLVKLLGCCIHEDEKLLVYEYLPNKSLDKYLFDSARKTKLQWQTRYKIIQGIARGILYLHQDSRLTIIHRDLKASNILLDKEMIPKISDFGMARIFGGDQHPANTNRVVGTYGYMSREYAMEGAFSVKSDTYSFGVLLLEIVSGLKISSPHLITDFPNLIVYAWNLWKDGKTEDLVDSSVKENCPLDEVSRCIHIGLLCVQDSSDDRPLMSAIVSMLENKTTQLPIPTRPVYYARRDAEPGRNYNRSLSLNGMSFTELEGR; encoded by the exons ATGCTTGTCTTTGATTCGAACTCCATTCTTCCAGCACAACTACTATTCTATATTTCTACAGCTAAAGAGGCAGGAAACACTAACGGGAAGGGCCTAATGGACATGGTTCACCTTCCCGTTCTCATCCTCCTGATCTTGAGTTCGCCCTGCCAATCCAATGACCAGCTCACACAGGCAAAGCCACTCTCCCCTGGAGACCTTCTCATCTCCAAGGATGGAGTCTTTGCTCTTGGCTTCTTCTCCCCAACCAACTCCAACAAGAGCTCATACATCGGAATATGGTACCACAACATCCCCAATCACACCGTTGTGTGGGTCGCCAATCGTGACAGCCCAATCACCACTCCGTCAGCGAAGCTCGCCATCACCGACAACCAGGAGCTAGCCCTGTCCGACGACGAGGGCCGCACCCTATGGACGACGGCGAGGGGGagcagcaccgccaccgccaccaccggagGTGCTGGAGCTGTCGCCGTGCTACTCGGCTCTGGAAACTTCATCCTCCGGTCGGCGAACGGCACGGACATGTGGCAAAGCTTCGATCACCCGACGGACACAATGCTCCCAACGATGAAGGTTTTGCTCAGCTACAAGGGACATGTGGCGACGCGCTTCATTGCTTGGAAGGGCCCTGCTGACCCATCCACCGGGGCCTTCTCCGCTAGCATCGATCCCAGCTCAAACCTTCAGTTCTTCGTCTGGTATGGGACCCGGCCCTACTTGCGCATCAATTTTTTCGGCGACACCTCGTTGTTCGGGGGCGGCGGCACCACCTCTTCCTCCATCGTGTACCAGAGGACGGCTACAGGGGACGAGTTGTCCTACATGTACACGGTCCCCGACGGCTCATCGTACACGCGCTTTTTGCTCGAGTACACCGGCAAGGTCAGGGTCCGGGCCTGGAACAACAGCACATCATCGTGGACAGCCGGTTTCGAGCGCCCCAGCTCTAGTTGTGACCTCTACGCGTCGTGTGGCTCGTTCGGCTACTGCGACAACACGATGGCTGTCCCAGCTTGCCAGTGCCTCGACGGGTTCGAACCCATCGACGGCCTTGACATGTCTAGAGGATGCCGGAGAAACGAGGCACTGGGATGTGGAACGAAGGATCGTTTCGTGCCTTTGCCTGGGATGAAGGTTCCCGGCAAGTTCTTGCATATCGGGAACACAAGCTTCGACCAGTGCGCGGCGGAGTGCAGCAAGAACTGCTCTTGCACGGCGTACGCTTATGTCAGCATGAGCAGTGCTGGAACTTTGGCCTCCACATCGAGGTGCCTGGTTTGGACTGGGGATCTCATCGACACGGGGAAAGTTGGTATCTTTGGTCAGAACTTGTACCTTCGGCTTGCTGGCCGGTCTCATG TTCGAAATAAGAGCAATATAGAAAAGATTTTACCCCCGGTTATAGCATGTGTGCTGCTACTCTCATGCGCAGCCCTTGTTTGGAGATGCAAATACAGAG GCAAACAGCACAAGAAGGAAGCCCGAAAGAGAATAATGCTAGAATACTTAAGGTCTACTGATGAAGATGGCAACAACAATGTAGAACTCCCTTATATTAGCTTCAAAGACCTCGTTGTGGCAACGGACAATTTCTCTGATTCAAATATGCTTGGCAAGGGAGGTTTTGGCAAAGTTTACAAG GGATTCTTGGATGGTACCAAGGAAGTAGCCATCAAGAGACTTAGCAAGGGCTCTGGACAAGGCACGGAGGAGTTCAGAAATGAAGTGGTCTTGATTGCAAAATTGCAGCACAAGAACCTAGTTAAGCTTCTCGGTTGTTGTATTCATGAAGATGAGAAGTTGTTGGTTTATGAATACTTGCCCAACAAAAGCTTGGATAAATACCTCTTTG ACTCTGCAAGAAAGACAAAGCTTCAGTGGCAGACAAGGTATAAAATAATCCAAGGGATAGCTAGAGGAATTCTTTACCtccatcaagattcaagactaaCAATTATTCATAGAGATCTCAAAGCAAGTAACATCTTGTTAGACAAAGAGATGATACCAAAGATATCAGATTTTGGTATGGCCAGGATATTCGGCGGTGATCAGCACCCAGCAAATACTAACAGGGTTGTCGGGACATA TGGTTACATGTCCCGTGAATATGCAATGGAAGGTGCATTTTCGGTCAAGTCTGACACCTACAGCTTTGGTGTTCTACTTTTGGAGATTGTGAGTGGATTAAAGATCAGCTCACCTCATCTTATCACGGATTTTCCTAACCTTATTGTATAT GCATGGAACTTATGGAAGGATGGTAAAACAGAAGATTTGGTGGACTCATCTGTTAAGGAGAACTGTCCATTAGATGAAGTATCACGGTGTATCCACATAGGACTTTTGTGTGTTCAAGACAGTTCAGATGATAGACCGCTCATGTCAGCAATTGTGTCCATGCTGGAGAACAAAACCACGCAGCTCCCAATACCAACGCGACCTGTGTATTATGCGCGTAGGGATGCTGAACCTGGAAGAAACTACAACAGATCATTGTCCTTGAATGGCATGAGCTTCACAGAGCTAGAAGGCCGATAG